Proteins encoded within one genomic window of Tabrizicola piscis:
- a CDS encoding TRAP transporter small permease, which produces MPQPPQSDDDLANKVDAASRAVDFMDHDAGKGRVDRAINKVAEVAGVTVLATIVVLVFGNAATRYIMNSALVWSDELVLSLLPWLGMLGMFLSIRRRQIIRIEFLSAKLPDGPRRILYCVTELLAAGAFMWLAVAAFQYIQLFGGDRTIYLQIQKGWFQAALLIGPALAALAYLLLMIEELRSSRGKTPTR; this is translated from the coding sequence ATGCCCCAGCCCCCCCAGTCTGATGACGACCTTGCCAACAAGGTTGATGCCGCCAGCCGTGCGGTCGATTTCATGGACCACGACGCAGGCAAAGGCCGGGTTGACCGGGCCATCAACAAGGTTGCCGAGGTGGCCGGCGTCACTGTTCTGGCAACAATTGTCGTCTTGGTCTTCGGCAATGCCGCAACGCGTTACATCATGAACAGTGCCTTGGTGTGGAGCGACGAACTCGTCCTGTCCCTTCTGCCGTGGCTTGGCATGCTGGGCATGTTCCTGTCGATCCGCCGCCGCCAGATCATCCGGATCGAGTTTCTGTCGGCAAAGCTGCCGGATGGACCGCGCCGGATCTTGTACTGCGTCACTGAACTGCTTGCGGCCGGGGCGTTCATGTGGCTTGCCGTGGCGGCCTTCCAATACATCCAGCTTTTTGGAGGCGACAGGACAATCTATTTGCAGATCCAGAAGGGCTGGTTCCAGGCCGCGCTTCTGATTGGCCCAGCGCTGGCGGCGCTGGCCTACCTGCTGCTCATGATCGAAGAGCTGCGTTCTTCTCGTGGCAAGACACCGACACGCTGA
- a CDS encoding TRAP transporter large permease yields the protein MTIPILSIVVLLVLLILGTPMVAALLLAVAMNFVLSGQWSIMVPQTMVSGVSQFTLIALPLFVLAGTVMNAGGISGRLFDFARALVGWMRGGLAQVNVLTSMFFGGMIGSSTADLAGSGSILIPAMEKEGYSPEISAAISASSSGIGPLIPPSSPMILYSAVTGTSLGALFLAGLIPGILLGVTFMVQIAILAAWRGWKRHGNLSVNEIIRTGKRALLAFGMPGIIVGGLVFGVFTPSEGGAFAVIYAIFLSMAIYRTLDLRGLYRVFVTSLMMTGELLIIVSLSFALGASLSSAQVPQALAGMIDVFTPGDSMFMRLLILMVLAIIAGMFLDPLIPVLVPVILPALLIHDVDLLHFGVLMVMAVVIGQLTPPMAIALIITGRIARTDQLKIFAANMPFLLAILGFTIVLMAVPELATWLPSLMR from the coding sequence GTGACCATTCCAATCCTGTCCATCGTTGTACTGCTGGTTCTTCTGATCCTCGGGACACCGATGGTGGCGGCCCTGCTTCTGGCGGTGGCCATGAACTTCGTTCTGTCAGGACAATGGAGCATCATGGTCCCGCAGACCATGGTGTCCGGGGTCAGCCAGTTCACGCTGATCGCGCTTCCTTTGTTCGTGCTGGCAGGCACCGTGATGAACGCGGGCGGCATTTCGGGCAGGCTGTTCGATTTCGCCCGCGCACTTGTCGGCTGGATGCGCGGCGGTCTGGCGCAAGTGAATGTGCTCACCAGCATGTTCTTTGGCGGCATGATCGGGTCATCGACGGCAGACCTTGCGGGGTCCGGGTCCATCCTCATCCCCGCGATGGAAAAAGAGGGCTATTCCCCCGAAATTTCGGCAGCCATCAGCGCGTCCTCGTCGGGCATCGGGCCGCTGATCCCGCCGTCTTCCCCGATGATCCTCTATTCGGCGGTGACAGGTACGTCGCTTGGCGCGCTGTTTCTGGCGGGGCTGATTCCGGGAATTCTTCTGGGTGTGACCTTCATGGTCCAGATCGCCATTCTGGCGGCCTGGCGCGGGTGGAAACGCCACGGCAACCTGTCGGTGAACGAAATCATCCGGACCGGCAAGCGCGCGCTTTTGGCCTTCGGGATGCCGGGAATCATTGTCGGCGGGCTGGTTTTCGGGGTGTTCACGCCGTCCGAAGGCGGCGCCTTCGCGGTGATCTATGCCATCTTCCTGTCGATGGCGATCTACAGGACGCTGGACCTTCGCGGCCTCTATCGGGTCTTCGTCACCTCGCTGATGATGACGGGGGAACTGTTGATCATCGTCAGCCTGTCATTCGCGCTGGGGGCAAGCCTGTCCAGCGCCCAGGTGCCACAGGCGCTGGCCGGGATGATCGACGTGTTCACACCCGGTGACAGCATGTTCATGCGGCTGCTGATCCTGATGGTTCTGGCGATCATCGCGGGCATGTTCCTTGACCCGCTGATCCCGGTTCTGGTGCCGGTGATCTTGCCAGCCCTGCTGATCCATGATGTCGATCTGCTGCATTTCGGCGTGCTGATGGTGATGGCCGTGGTGATCGGGCAGTTGACGCCGCCCATGGCCATCGCGCTGATCATCACGGGACGCATTGCCCGAACGGACCAGCTGAAGATCTTTGCGGCAAACATGCCGTTCCTGCTTGCCATTCTGGGCTTCACCATCGTTCTGATGGCGGTTCCCGAACTTGCGACGTGGCTGCCATCGCTGATGCGATGA
- a CDS encoding class I SAM-dependent methyltransferase — translation MSTSTYQANDGPAYERFIGRWSRRVADRIAQTVPMLGNGALLDVGCGTGSVTAALAARYPGRKVVGVDVAEPYLAFARARSDQPGVEFHKMDALALEFPDGTFDSAVALIALNFMSDPLLAARQMARVVRPGGTVVVAAWDFRGGLVYQRLLWDTAAGIDPVAAATRDKIFANPLAKPDGMSDLLRAAGLADVERRSETVRMDFADFDDYWQPLLGGQGPVGGYVAALEPAMRDRVAEAVRKAYLSGDVDGPRSLTATAWVVTGRVAG, via the coding sequence ATGTCCACCTCGACCTATCAGGCTAATGACGGCCCCGCCTATGAACGCTTCATCGGACGGTGGAGCCGGCGCGTCGCTGACCGTATCGCCCAGACCGTGCCCATGCTTGGCAACGGGGCGCTGCTGGACGTGGGCTGCGGTACGGGCAGCGTGACGGCTGCGCTTGCCGCGCGCTATCCGGGGCGCAAGGTGGTGGGCGTGGATGTGGCCGAACCTTATCTTGCCTTTGCCCGCGCCCGCTCCGACCAGCCGGGGGTAGAGTTTCACAAGATGGATGCGCTTGCGCTTGAGTTTCCCGACGGCACCTTTGACTCCGCAGTCGCCCTGATTGCCCTGAATTTCATGAGCGACCCCTTGCTGGCCGCGCGCCAGATGGCGCGCGTGGTGCGACCCGGCGGCACGGTCGTGGTTGCAGCGTGGGATTTCCGCGGTGGCCTTGTCTATCAGCGGCTGCTGTGGGACACGGCAGCCGGGATCGACCCTGTGGCCGCCGCAACGCGCGACAAGATCTTCGCCAATCCGCTGGCAAAGCCTGACGGGATGTCGGACCTGCTGCGCGCGGCAGGGTTGGCTGATGTGGAGCGGCGGTCGGAAACCGTGCGGATGGATTTTGCCGATTTTGACGATTACTGGCAACCGTTGCTTGGGGGGCAGGGCCCGGTCGGTGGCTATGTCGCAGCCCTTGAACCCGCCATGCGCGACCGGGTGGCCGAGGCTGTGCGCAAGGCCTATCTGTCGGGCGATGTGGACGGGCCACGATCGCTGACTGCAACGGCTTGGGTCGTAACTGGACGGGTGGCGGGCTAA
- a CDS encoding sugar phosphate isomerase/epimerase family protein has translation MKNTLSLFDRIGMDVGKSLPVEDAIRWAAANQVRFLDVQTDLAPNAMATMQDRAPGIRALSAELGVTLGLHTLSGVNIAEVSPFVSEASDAYLRSYIDLAVTTGAEWVIVHAGYHFTADYKSRRVAGLERLKRAVGYAEEQGVLLLLENTNREPDDAEVHYLCSSLEECQWYFSELASPNLGMAFTANHAHLYPEDVAGFVDGLDLRRCREVRLADCHGTVEEHLCPGEGSMDWPDMFRRIEAAGFTGHYMNQFGTLDDMLQGRDYLVEKAREVGVV, from the coding sequence ATGAAAAACACGCTCAGTCTTTTTGATCGGATCGGCATGGACGTGGGCAAATCCCTGCCGGTCGAAGATGCCATCCGCTGGGCCGCCGCCAATCAGGTGCGATTTCTGGATGTGCAGACCGATCTTGCCCCCAACGCCATGGCCACGATGCAGGATCGCGCACCGGGCATCCGCGCGCTTTCAGCCGAACTTGGCGTCACCCTTGGGCTGCATACGCTGTCTGGCGTGAACATTGCCGAAGTGTCGCCTTTCGTGTCGGAGGCGTCTGACGCCTATCTGCGCTCCTACATCGACCTAGCGGTGACGACGGGGGCGGAATGGGTGATCGTTCATGCGGGCTACCATTTCACGGCAGACTACAAGTCCCGCCGCGTTGCGGGTCTGGAACGCCTGAAGCGGGCCGTCGGCTACGCCGAAGAACAGGGCGTTCTTCTGTTGCTGGAGAACACCAATCGCGAACCTGACGATGCCGAGGTTCACTACCTGTGTTCGTCACTGGAGGAGTGCCAATGGTACTTCAGCGAACTTGCCTCACCGAACCTTGGGATGGCCTTCACCGCCAACCACGCACATCTTTACCCCGAGGATGTAGCAGGCTTTGTCGATGGACTTGACCTGCGGCGCTGCCGCGAGGTGCGGCTTGCTGATTGCCATGGCACGGTGGAAGAGCATCTCTGCCCCGGCGAAGGCAGCATGGACTGGCCCGATATGTTCCGCCGGATCGAGGCTGCCGGCTTTACCGGCCACTACATGAACCAGTTTGGCACGCTGGACGACATGCTGCAGGGGCGCGACTATCTGGTTGAAAAGGCGCGTGAGGTCGGGGTCGTCTGA
- a CDS encoding GntR family transcriptional regulator, producing MVKRSDELRDMLEEEILTGQWRPGDRLEEVMLAERYGVSRTPIREALLQLSASGLIENRPRRGAVVAEIGPRKLMEMFDVMAELEAMCARLAARRVTDESLRRISEAHEACGRAFNSADTDAYYYENEVFHAMIRQAGRNEFLIEQAETLQKRLKPYRRMQLRARDRIRASYQEHEMIAAAIARGDAVAAAEAMRGHVGGMGERFNDLLASLDAAARNVS from the coding sequence ATGGTCAAGCGTTCGGACGAGTTGCGCGACATGCTGGAGGAGGAGATCCTTACCGGTCAGTGGCGCCCAGGTGACCGGTTGGAAGAAGTGATGCTGGCGGAGCGCTACGGCGTGTCGCGCACCCCGATTCGTGAGGCGCTGCTGCAATTGTCGGCCTCGGGTCTGATTGAGAACCGCCCGCGGCGGGGCGCGGTCGTGGCCGAGATTGGCCCGCGCAAGCTGATGGAAATGTTCGATGTGATGGCCGAATTGGAGGCGATGTGCGCGCGGCTTGCGGCCCGCCGGGTGACCGACGAGTCGTTGCGCCGAATTAGTGAAGCGCATGAGGCCTGTGGCCGCGCATTCAACTCTGCCGATACCGACGCCTACTATTACGAGAACGAGGTGTTCCACGCGATGATACGGCAGGCCGGGCGCAACGAGTTTCTGATCGAACAGGCCGAGACCCTGCAAAAGCGTCTGAAGCCTTATCGCCGGATGCAGTTGCGCGCGCGCGACCGCATCCGCGCGTCGTATCAGGAACATGAGATGATTGCCGCCGCCATCGCCCGCGGCGACGCCGTGGCCGCTGCCGAAGCGATGCGCGGACATGTCGGCGGGATGGGCGAACGGTTCAACGACCTGCTTGCGTCGTTGGACGCGGCCGCACGGAACGTTTCCTGA
- a CDS encoding malonyl-CoA decarboxylase, with the protein MKASALFSDLLGKVAVIGRAMAPTNGVDMTIEDRCAALLAGRGEATELGLARDILDRFAKLDPKDKQAFFSTVQTRFGVDRPALARALADLDRADDEDAARNIHFASEPRSQELIRRLNRAPNGTRDLVAIRRDLLRAIQKDPRLAMLDADFQHLLGSWFNRGFLELRRIDWSTPAAILEKIIGYEAVHAINGWDDLRRRVAAPDRLLFAFFHPALRDDPLIFVEVALAVEIPASIAPILAKDRRPIDPSHARVAVFYSISNCQEGLRGISFGNFLIKQVVEELRHGYPSLDTFVTLSPVPGFRRWLSAELAKGSTGLLNDTERAALTACAGPVPPPPDLCGALAVRYLLQARNPAGQPVDPVARFHLGNGARVERINPEADPGARAQGESWGVMVNYLYDLAAIERNHEAYANSGVVAASAQVRKLLPRR; encoded by the coding sequence ATGAAAGCTTCGGCCCTATTCAGCGATCTTCTGGGCAAAGTGGCAGTTATCGGTCGCGCCATGGCACCGACGAACGGCGTCGACATGACGATCGAAGACCGATGTGCCGCGCTTCTGGCAGGGCGGGGCGAAGCGACCGAACTTGGGTTGGCCCGCGATATCCTGGATCGCTTTGCCAAGCTTGACCCCAAGGACAAACAGGCTTTCTTTTCCACAGTCCAGACCCGCTTTGGCGTTGACCGTCCGGCCCTTGCACGGGCGTTGGCGGACCTTGACCGCGCGGATGACGAGGACGCTGCGCGCAACATCCACTTTGCCAGCGAACCCCGCAGCCAGGAATTGATCCGACGCCTGAACCGGGCACCAAACGGCACCCGCGATCTGGTCGCGATACGCCGCGATCTGTTGCGGGCGATCCAGAAGGACCCGCGTCTGGCGATGCTGGATGCCGATTTTCAGCATCTTCTGGGATCATGGTTCAACCGGGGTTTTCTGGAACTGCGGCGCATCGACTGGTCGACCCCGGCGGCAATTCTTGAAAAGATCATCGGGTACGAGGCGGTGCATGCCATCAACGGTTGGGACGATCTGCGCCGCCGCGTGGCCGCCCCCGACCGCTTGCTGTTCGCGTTCTTCCACCCGGCGCTGCGCGACGACCCGCTGATCTTCGTTGAGGTGGCGCTGGCCGTCGAGATACCTGCCTCCATCGCACCGATCCTTGCCAAGGACCGCCGTCCGATCGACCCGTCCCACGCCCGCGTTGCGGTTTTCTATTCGATCTCGAACTGCCAGGAAGGCTTGCGCGGCATCTCGTTCGGGAACTTCCTGATCAAGCAAGTGGTAGAAGAGTTGCGGCACGGTTATCCGAGCCTTGACACTTTCGTCACCCTGTCACCGGTACCAGGGTTCCGCCGCTGGCTTTCCGCAGAACTTGCCAAGGGCAGCACGGGCCTTCTGAACGACACCGAACGCGCTGCCTTGACCGCTTGCGCAGGACCCGTGCCGCCGCCACCTGACCTCTGCGGTGCGCTGGCGGTCAGGTATTTGTTGCAGGCCCGCAACCCTGCGGGCCAGCCTGTCGATCCAGTGGCGCGCTTCCATCTGGGCAACGGCGCCAGGGTCGAACGGATCAACCCCGAAGCAGACCCCGGCGCAAGGGCGCAAGGGGAATCCTGGGGCGTAATGGTCAACTACCTTTATGACCTTGCCGCCATTGAAAGGAACCATGAGGCCTATGCAAACAGCGGTGTTGTTGCCGCCTCGGCCCAGGTGCGCAAGCTGTTGCCGCGACGCTGA
- a CDS encoding malonate--CoA ligase, with protein MYDANHLIHHLRASSVGRDDSVFALTPGAGTVTFGDLFDQAERIAAALVAAGLAPGDRVAAQIQKSTTALALYLGTVMAGGVFLPLNTAYTDAEMTYFLGDAQPCVLVCDPSSVMGLGDIAQTQGIRAVFTLGPDGTGTLTEASARTGSGFRPVPRGPDDLAAMLYTSGTTGRSKGAMLSHGNLVSNALALAEVWRFSQIDVLIHALPIFHTHGLFVATNVSLVSGASLVFLPAFDPDAIIAALPLATVLMGVPTFYVRLLDHPSLTGAAVAGMRLFISGSAPLLAETHARWRRATGHAILERYGMTETNMNTSNPYDGPRIAGTVGLALPGIEVRVCDPATGTPLPSGQVGSIEIRGPNVFKGYWQMPEKTAAEFRKNGFFISGDLGSLDAAGYLTIVGRSKDLIISGGYNIYPKEVEDAIDSIPGVLESAVIGLAHADLGEVVAAVVVLAKDAELTEAAIFSRLQGQLARFKQPRALWFAPSLPRNAMGKVLKNVLRDKFSEASRP; from the coding sequence ATGTACGACGCAAATCATCTGATCCACCATCTGCGGGCATCTTCTGTCGGGCGTGATGACAGCGTGTTCGCCCTGACGCCTGGCGCAGGGACGGTGACATTTGGTGACCTGTTTGATCAGGCAGAACGTATCGCGGCGGCGCTGGTGGCAGCGGGATTGGCTCCGGGTGACAGGGTCGCCGCGCAAATTCAGAAAAGCACGACCGCCTTGGCGCTGTATCTGGGTACGGTCATGGCGGGCGGCGTCTTTCTGCCGCTGAACACGGCCTATACCGACGCTGAAATGACGTACTTCCTTGGTGACGCCCAGCCCTGCGTTCTGGTCTGCGATCCTTCATCCGTTATGGGTCTCGGCGACATTGCCCAAACCCAGGGGATCCGGGCAGTGTTCACGCTGGGTCCCGATGGCACGGGAACGCTGACCGAGGCGTCAGCACGCACCGGCTCGGGGTTCAGGCCCGTGCCACGCGGCCCGGACGATCTGGCCGCAATGCTATACACCAGCGGCACCACCGGTCGGTCAAAAGGCGCGATGCTCAGCCACGGCAACCTTGTGTCCAACGCCCTTGCCTTGGCCGAGGTCTGGCGGTTCAGCCAAATTGACGTGCTGATCCATGCCCTGCCGATCTTCCACACGCATGGCCTGTTCGTGGCAACGAACGTCTCGCTGGTTTCGGGGGCGTCGCTGGTCTTTCTGCCTGCCTTCGACCCGGATGCCATTATCGCCGCCTTGCCGCTGGCGACTGTATTGATGGGAGTGCCTACCTTCTATGTCCGGCTGCTTGACCATCCGTCGTTGACGGGTGCGGCGGTGGCGGGGATGCGGCTCTTCATTTCGGGCTCAGCGCCGCTGCTGGCAGAAACGCACGCCCGGTGGAGACGGGCAACCGGCCATGCGATCCTTGAACGCTACGGGATGACCGAAACCAACATGAACACCTCGAACCCTTACGACGGTCCCCGCATCGCCGGGACGGTCGGCCTTGCGCTGCCCGGAATCGAGGTGCGCGTCTGCGATCCCGCAACAGGCACACCATTGCCCAGCGGTCAGGTCGGCTCGATCGAGATTCGCGGGCCAAACGTATTCAAGGGCTATTGGCAGATGCCCGAGAAGACCGCAGCCGAGTTTCGAAAGAACGGGTTTTTCATCAGTGGTGATCTGGGATCACTGGACGCAGCGGGCTATCTGACGATCGTCGGCCGGTCAAAGGACCTGATCATTTCCGGCGGCTACAACATCTATCCCAAGGAGGTGGAGGATGCGATCGACTCCATCCCCGGAGTTCTGGAAAGCGCAGTCATCGGACTGGCCCACGCCGATCTGGGCGAGGTTGTCGCGGCAGTCGTCGTTTTGGCCAAGGATGCGGAACTGACCGAAGCAGCCATATTCTCCCGGCTTCAGGGCCAGCTTGCCCGGTTCAAGCAGCCTCGCGCGTTGTGGTTCGCGCCGTCGCTGCCGCGCAACGCCATGGGCAAAGTGTTGAAGAACGTCTTGCGTGACAAGTTCTCGGAAGCTTCGCGGCCCTGA
- the msuE gene encoding FMN reductase: MPKHPLSLEWPNSHSLVTLHDKIDRFLEHNMSLHIVGFAGSLSRPSKARLLIDLVTTRAAAALRASAATYDLTDLQPGLGTAQTLSDIEGPPRAIVDSLLSADALVVGSPVYKGSYTGLFKHLFDLFDPAALAGKPVLLTATGGGERHALVIEHQLRPLFGFFEAVTLPTGIYASGADFSDGVPTSPALLARIDRAIIQFQTTLPHRPAATAA, translated from the coding sequence GTGCCGAAACATCCCCTGTCTTTGGAATGGCCCAATTCGCATTCTCTTGTCACATTACACGACAAGATAGATCGTTTTTTGGAGCACAACATGTCTCTCCATATCGTCGGTTTTGCCGGCAGCCTAAGCCGCCCGTCGAAAGCCCGTTTGCTGATCGATCTGGTCACGACACGGGCAGCCGCTGCGCTGCGCGCTTCGGCCGCTACTTATGATCTGACTGACCTCCAGCCTGGACTAGGCACTGCCCAAACGCTGAGCGATATCGAGGGTCCGCCGCGTGCAATCGTGGACTCGCTTCTTTCAGCCGATGCGCTAGTCGTGGGCAGCCCGGTCTACAAGGGCAGCTACACGGGGCTTTTCAAGCATCTCTTCGACCTGTTCGACCCTGCAGCTCTTGCGGGCAAGCCGGTGCTGCTGACTGCAACTGGCGGCGGTGAAAGGCACGCTTTAGTCATCGAACATCAGCTTCGACCACTGTTTGGCTTCTTCGAAGCGGTCACTTTGCCGACCGGCATTTATGCCTCAGGCGCGGATTTCAGCGACGGGGTACCCACCTCGCCCGCACTTCTGGCGCGTATCGACCGCGCTATCATCCAGTTCCAGACTACGCTGCCGCACCGGCCTGCCGCTACCGCCGCCTAG